One Bacillota bacterium genomic region harbors:
- the avd gene encoding diversity-generating retroelement protein Avd, whose translation MSSEDLKILQKAYDMVQYGYTVLRQFPKSERHVLAAEMRSTMVQILRLIIVANRRRQKLPVLHELDVALDLLRLYMRLAKDLGFLPFRQYEHWAKQVNEVGRMVGGWIRAAVASGH comes from the coding sequence GTGAGCAGCGAGGACCTTAAGATTCTCCAGAAGGCATATGACATGGTGCAATACGGATACACTGTGCTGCGCCAATTTCCCAAGTCCGAGCGGCATGTTCTGGCTGCGGAAATGAGGTCAACAATGGTTCAGATCTTGCGGCTCATCATCGTGGCAAACCGCCGTCGCCAAAAGCTGCCGGTGCTTCACGAGCTCGACGTGGCACTGGACCTGCTGCGGCTTTACATGCGACTCGCTAAGGACCTCGGTTTCCTCCCGTTCCGCCAGTACGAACACTGGGCGAAGCAGGTCAACGAAGTCGGCCGCATGGTGGGCGGCTGGATCAGGGCCGCCGTGGCCAGCGGCCATTAG